From the genome of Haloterrigena sp. KLK7, one region includes:
- a CDS encoding cytochrome C oxidase subunit IV family protein — MADIRTYTLIYIALVALATGKFVFFHLEAFTYQMALIGTIILAIIKVGLIAGYFQHLKEEPRSISYMMATAVFMVFLLTIAAGYSIQ, encoded by the coding sequence ATGGCTGACATCCGGACGTACACCCTCATATACATCGCACTGGTGGCGCTGGCGACGGGGAAGTTCGTCTTCTTCCACCTCGAGGCGTTCACCTACCAGATGGCGCTGATCGGAACGATCATCCTGGCGATCATCAAGGTCGGGCTGATCGCCGGCTACTTCCAGCACCTGAAGGAGGAACCGCGGTCGATTAGCTATATGATGGCGACCGCCGTCTTCATGGTCTTCCTGCTGACCATCGCGGCGGGCTACTCCATCCAGTAA
- a CDS encoding nucleic acid-binding protein, giving the protein MTMEAIRYEDGSISYPGHPRSRGGAEPVETIDLSEYTGEVITWTTSTATPPGVRQPNTLAVVEFEIGETSDGESRSVRAIGQVTTDDIETGDEVEPVYVEELREPDAGIREPESQDWDGYRFEPV; this is encoded by the coding sequence ATGACGATGGAAGCGATCCGCTACGAGGACGGTTCGATCAGTTACCCCGGCCACCCGCGCAGTCGCGGCGGTGCGGAACCGGTGGAGACGATCGACCTCAGTGAGTACACCGGTGAAGTCATCACCTGGACGACGAGCACGGCGACGCCCCCCGGCGTCCGCCAACCGAATACCCTCGCCGTCGTCGAGTTCGAGATCGGAGAGACGTCCGACGGTGAGAGCCGGTCGGTCCGCGCGATCGGTCAAGTGACGACCGACGACATCGAGACCGGCGACGAAGTCGAACCCGTGTACGTCGAGGAACTCCGCGAGCCCGATGCCGGCATCCGCGAGCCCGAGAGCCAGGACTGGGACGGCTACCGGTTCGAACCGGTCTGA
- a CDS encoding thiolase family protein, whose product MTTAQDVAVIGASMTQFGQREGEWILDLLSEAGLECLADAGADASDVDHLYVSNMASGEFEGMTGVMNALVHDLGAMPAYTQRVDQTSSSGGAGMYAAWQSIASGASDMTLLVGGEKMTHRTTGESTDIIASVGHPVEYKHGVTLPSFAGLTARNYLERFDGPRESLAWVAAKNHRNGVDNPHAQFQKEVDVETILESPIIADPLRLYDFCPVTDGSAALLFCSEETAREYTDDYVVISGVDGATDTHVVHEREDPTVMGGVVESGKGAYEMSGYGPDDIDVAELHDMFTILEFLQMEGLGFAEQGEAWKLVEEGYTERDTGELPINTSGGLKSKGHPLGASGVAQGVEIYEQLIGEAGPRQVDADVGLCCNVGGFGNCVITTIMEAAR is encoded by the coding sequence ATGACAACAGCACAAGATGTAGCAGTCATCGGCGCATCGATGACCCAGTTCGGGCAACGCGAGGGAGAGTGGATCCTCGACCTCCTTTCGGAGGCCGGCCTCGAGTGTCTGGCGGACGCGGGTGCCGACGCCAGCGACGTCGACCATCTGTACGTGTCGAATATGGCCAGCGGCGAGTTCGAGGGCATGACGGGCGTGATGAACGCCCTCGTTCACGACCTCGGCGCGATGCCGGCGTACACCCAGCGCGTCGACCAGACCAGCTCGAGCGGCGGCGCAGGCATGTACGCTGCCTGGCAGTCGATCGCCAGCGGCGCCAGCGATATGACGCTGCTCGTCGGCGGCGAGAAGATGACTCATCGGACGACCGGCGAATCGACCGACATCATCGCCTCCGTCGGGCACCCCGTCGAGTACAAACACGGCGTCACGCTCCCCTCGTTCGCCGGGCTGACGGCGCGCAACTACCTCGAGCGGTTCGACGGGCCCCGAGAGAGCCTCGCGTGGGTCGCCGCTAAGAACCACAGGAACGGCGTCGACAACCCCCACGCGCAGTTCCAGAAGGAGGTCGACGTCGAGACGATCCTCGAGTCGCCGATCATCGCCGATCCGCTGCGGCTGTACGACTTCTGTCCGGTCACCGACGGCTCGGCCGCCCTCCTGTTCTGTTCCGAGGAGACCGCTCGGGAGTACACCGACGACTACGTCGTCATTTCGGGCGTCGACGGCGCGACGGACACCCACGTCGTCCACGAGCGCGAGGATCCGACCGTGATGGGCGGCGTCGTCGAGAGCGGGAAGGGCGCCTACGAGATGAGCGGCTACGGCCCCGACGATATCGACGTCGCCGAACTCCACGACATGTTCACTATCCTCGAGTTCCTCCAGATGGAAGGACTCGGCTTTGCCGAGCAGGGCGAAGCGTGGAAACTCGTCGAGGAGGGCTACACCGAGCGTGACACCGGAGAGTTGCCGATCAACACCTCCGGTGGACTCAAGTCGAAGGGTCACCCGCTGGGCGCCAGCGGGGTCGCACAAGGGGTCGAGATCTACGAACAGTTGATCGGAGAAGCGGGGCCGCGACAGGTCGACGCGGACGTCGGCCTCTGCTGTAACGTCGGCGGCTTCGGTAACTGCGTTATCACGACCATCATGGAGGCAGCACGATGA
- a CDS encoding family 16 glycosylhydrolase — translation MTSSRRNVLVKGTVGVSTLAGIGWFANRRLNNDVATSDLAPPPERQEENWTLRLDEQWDGNELDRSRWAISFIDNSNAIPDDDAAVSEDHVVVDGNQCRLQVESQGIGPDGCYQGVLNSSTYGLDWHPPEGIPVNPVKGGGGQYMEARMQMPGRTGILPGFWAMPANTNWPPEIDVVELFQQGDTPESERQTFQTDAHWTQSTEPGDQDTHAHDTHSTETEIDLTETFNTYGCAWFEDRIEWYFNGDHINTRDGPSELFATLNNGAALPFGLIFSNHVNRFGNANLNEEWIEEMVIDWVRVWDLAEESGDSEG, via the coding sequence ATGACTTCCAGCCGCCGAAACGTCCTCGTGAAAGGCACTGTCGGGGTTTCAACTCTCGCGGGCATCGGCTGGTTCGCAAACCGTCGCCTCAACAACGATGTCGCTACCAGCGATTTGGCCCCACCACCAGAACGCCAAGAGGAAAACTGGACGCTTCGTCTCGACGAACAATGGGACGGAAACGAATTAGACCGCTCACGCTGGGCAATCAGCTTTATTGATAACAGCAATGCGATTCCGGATGACGACGCAGCCGTGAGCGAAGATCACGTTGTCGTGGATGGTAATCAGTGCCGCCTCCAGGTCGAATCACAGGGAATTGGACCAGATGGCTGCTATCAGGGGGTGCTCAATTCCAGCACCTACGGACTGGACTGGCACCCCCCAGAAGGAATTCCAGTGAATCCAGTGAAGGGCGGCGGGGGACAGTATATGGAAGCGCGAATGCAGATGCCCGGCCGAACCGGCATCCTTCCCGGGTTCTGGGCGATGCCTGCGAATACGAATTGGCCGCCCGAGATTGACGTGGTTGAACTCTTTCAGCAAGGAGATACTCCTGAAAGCGAGCGACAAACCTTCCAAACGGACGCCCACTGGACGCAGAGCACTGAGCCCGGCGATCAGGATACACATGCCCACGACACGCACTCAACGGAAACAGAGATCGATCTTACCGAGACGTTCAACACGTATGGTTGTGCGTGGTTCGAAGACCGCATTGAATGGTACTTTAACGGAGACCACATCAACACACGAGATGGTCCATCAGAACTGTTTGCGACATTAAACAATGGGGCCGCCCTCCCGTTTGGACTCATCTTCTCGAACCATGTCAACCGCTTCGGCAACGCAAACCTAAACGAAGAATGGATCGAAGAGATGGTAATTGATTGGGTACGAGTGTGGGACCTCGCCGAAGAATCCGGCGATTCTGAAGGTTAG
- a CDS encoding glycosyltransferase family 2 protein, translated as MIGLNLYESIVVLFIITQGIYFVNNLGVISLYLKPKEIVPTREPDEYPHVNVLIAAHKERREIIEDTLEDVHAADYPADRVTAYLIYEENDDVIGEYASDLDIETVLVKEDDPVWERIEQERGKEAVTMPRNKARALTYTLYTRDFEGIVTVLDADTRFDPGLFKHGVVGLEDYDIVQAKQTVRNIGDGWLPMLESMGVATWCKTVYERTSTKPYQLLGKAYFLRAEDLYELGGWNPYTITEDMYLGIEAYKHGFSHGIIDVYIEDLCPKTLDAWLTQKTRWVHGPYEVLTASLLNWREKLQFMNYTVTSQIISMTNIIGVPVGIAVLVLTLLGSAPALPLVVTGIVTANLLVWLHHVYRSYSESRRAIDFESTTQAIKFYSLSNILTQLLYATLWTFPILFALKATIQKRTLTFEVTPK; from the coding sequence ATGATCGGTTTAAACCTGTACGAATCAATCGTTGTATTGTTTATAATTACACAAGGAATCTACTTCGTCAATAACCTCGGGGTCATTTCATTATATCTCAAACCGAAAGAGATCGTCCCCACCCGCGAACCAGACGAGTACCCCCACGTCAACGTACTGATCGCCGCACATAAAGAGCGACGAGAGATAATCGAGGACACCCTCGAAGACGTCCACGCGGCAGACTATCCCGCCGACCGTGTCACGGCGTACCTGATCTACGAGGAAAACGACGACGTGATCGGCGAATACGCGTCCGACCTCGATATTGAGACAGTGCTGGTCAAGGAAGATGATCCAGTGTGGGAGCGTATCGAACAAGAGCGGGGAAAAGAAGCAGTGACAATGCCACGCAACAAGGCCCGCGCCCTCACGTACACATTGTACACACGCGACTTCGAGGGGATCGTCACCGTCCTCGACGCGGACACTCGATTCGATCCGGGGCTGTTCAAACATGGTGTTGTTGGGCTCGAGGATTACGATATCGTGCAGGCGAAACAAACAGTCCGGAATATTGGCGACGGGTGGTTGCCGATGCTCGAATCGATGGGCGTTGCAACGTGGTGTAAGACAGTGTACGAGCGGACGTCAACGAAACCGTACCAACTGCTCGGCAAGGCATATTTCCTCCGCGCGGAGGATCTCTACGAGCTAGGTGGCTGGAATCCCTACACCATCACGGAGGACATGTACCTCGGCATCGAAGCGTACAAACACGGATTCTCGCACGGAATCATCGACGTGTACATCGAAGACTTGTGTCCGAAAACGCTCGATGCATGGCTCACCCAGAAAACGCGCTGGGTGCACGGGCCATACGAAGTACTCACCGCGTCGCTGCTGAATTGGCGGGAGAAACTCCAGTTCATGAACTACACTGTAACGAGCCAGATTATCTCTATGACCAATATCATCGGAGTTCCGGTTGGCATTGCTGTCCTCGTTCTCACGCTCCTTGGAAGCGCACCAGCACTTCCGCTTGTCGTGACGGGAATCGTAACGGCGAACCTCCTCGTCTGGCTCCACCACGTCTATCGCTCCTACAGCGAGAGCAGGCGCGCGATAGACTTCGAGAGTACCACCCAAGCCATCAAGTTCTACTCGCTCTCCAACATCCTCACGCAACTCCTGTACGCGACGCTGTGGACGTTCCCGATCCTGTTCGCGCTCAAGGCCACGATCCAAAAGCGAACGCTAACGTTCGAGGTGACTCCCAAGTAA
- a CDS encoding family 16 glycosylhydrolase: MNDSRRRALLKSAVGVLSVTGIGCAAAKQYKKSQGKDWKKSEDEGTTDESSDTDIVEEEQTDFVTGDNPDGPAGEWSLRLDEQWNEFDTSRWGVGFIDHEDWIPDDDASVSPEHVVVEDNQCRLLIESTGTGPDGCYQGVINSSTGGEGWHPSEGVPIDPAAGEGGQYMEARIKMPGRTGILPGFWGHAANMNWPPEIDVVELFQYGDNPSRERQTLHTNAHWTSSTEPGDMDTHLHNGNATETGIDLTETFNTYGCAWFEDRIEWYFNGEHVITRDSPDELLETLNHEDARPFGLIFSNHVNRIGEADLYDPWTEEMVIDWVRVWDFDGESDENSSEETNETDESDEWIILDNFDGGEFGEWYTTGAWGVSSDVASSGSHSAVTNIPWSVLTWDGQPAFERGTTLQFDFAFDHSDTQQLNCRFGDASRVVGDCYRLDIHRDQIALLDTAGWGWLGGDGTYANGTALELYTAEIKFSEEEIRIRVDGETDGTITVADSSYDGGVLHFDIDTGGVYIDEVRVRTP; the protein is encoded by the coding sequence ATGAATGACTCACGAAGACGTGCACTTCTAAAATCCGCCGTCGGCGTGCTTTCCGTAACTGGAATCGGTTGTGCCGCCGCAAAGCAATATAAAAAATCGCAAGGAAAAGACTGGAAAAAGAGTGAGGACGAGGGAACAACAGATGAGTCGTCCGACACCGATATTGTGGAAGAAGAGCAAACAGATTTCGTGACTGGGGACAATCCCGACGGCCCCGCGGGAGAGTGGTCGCTTCGCCTCGACGAACAGTGGAACGAGTTCGATACCTCTCGTTGGGGGGTCGGGTTTATCGACCACGAGGACTGGATTCCAGACGACGATGCATCTGTCAGCCCCGAGCACGTTGTCGTCGAGGATAATCAGTGCCGTCTCTTGATTGAATCTACAGGAACGGGGCCAGATGGGTGTTACCAAGGAGTGATCAACTCGAGTACGGGAGGTGAAGGATGGCATCCATCAGAAGGCGTTCCGATCGATCCCGCCGCGGGAGAAGGAGGGCAGTACATGGAAGCCCGAATCAAGATGCCCGGTCGAACGGGTATTCTTCCCGGATTTTGGGGCCACGCGGCGAACATGAACTGGCCACCGGAGATCGACGTTGTCGAACTGTTCCAGTATGGCGACAACCCATCGCGCGAGCGCCAAACGCTGCATACGAACGCCCACTGGACCTCAAGCACCGAACCGGGAGATATGGATACTCATCTCCACAATGGTAACGCGACTGAGACGGGGATTGATCTCACTGAGACATTTAACACGTACGGCTGTGCGTGGTTCGAAGACCGCATTGAATGGTATTTCAATGGCGAACACGTCATCACGCGGGATTCGCCCGATGAACTGCTAGAGACGTTGAACCACGAGGACGCCCGGCCGTTTGGATTAATTTTCTCAAATCACGTGAATCGTATCGGCGAAGCCGACCTCTACGACCCGTGGACTGAGGAGATGGTAATCGATTGGGTTCGTGTCTGGGATTTCGACGGTGAAAGCGATGAAAATAGCTCGGAAGAGACCAACGAGACGGACGAATCTGACGAGTGGATAATCCTCGACAATTTCGACGGAGGAGAGTTCGGAGAGTGGTACACAACGGGCGCATGGGGCGTCAGCAGTGATGTGGCGTCGTCTGGATCGCACTCAGCCGTCACCAATATCCCATGGTCCGTATTGACATGGGACGGTCAACCTGCGTTCGAACGCGGGACAACGCTGCAGTTTGACTTCGCGTTCGATCACTCGGATACACAGCAATTGAACTGCCGCTTCGGTGACGCGAGCAGGGTGGTCGGCGACTGCTACCGATTGGATATTCATCGTGATCAGATCGCACTGCTCGATACTGCAGGATGGGGCTGGCTCGGTGGCGATGGCACATACGCGAACGGAACTGCGCTTGAGTTATATACTGCAGAAATCAAATTCAGTGAGGAAGAGATCCGCATCCGGGTAGATGGTGAGACCGACGGTACGATCACCGTTGCGGATTCGAGCTACGACGGCGGCGTTCTGCACTTCGATATTGACACCGGTGGTGTCTATATCGATGAAGTGCGGGTTCGGACACCGTAA
- the secY gene encoding preprotein translocase subunit SecY, with protein MGWKEAAEPVLTRMPTVRRPEGHVPFKRKLMWTAGILVLYFFLTNIALLGVQTGGANDLFGQFRSVLAGEMGSILQVGIGPIVTASIVLQLLGGANLLGLDTDDPRDQVLYQGLQKLLVVIMTALTALPMVFAGDFLPAMQSLSLGGLQFDQTQVQLLIFAQIFAGGILLLYMDEVVSKWGVGSGIGLFIIASVSQSLVTGFLQPTQGGFFYNWYMIFTGEIQVGSLVSSDGLMTLLVTDQGGQLIALLTTLLIFGIVVYAESVRVEIPLSHARVKGARGRFPVKLIYASVLPMILVRALQANLQFIGQILATQGGGNGEGPIVLFGRELAWLGTYSNGQPDGGFFYYFAPIYSPADWMWFTADVGQEAWQVLIRMSIDVTFMVVGGAVFAIFWVETTNMGPEATAKQIQNSGMQIPGFRQNVGVIEKVMERYIPQVTVIGGALVGLLAVWANMLGTIGGVTGTGLLLAVSITYKLYEEIAEEQMMEMHPMMREMFGGGD; from the coding sequence ATGGGATGGAAGGAAGCCGCCGAACCGGTCTTGACGCGGATGCCCACAGTGCGCCGTCCGGAGGGACACGTTCCCTTCAAGCGCAAGCTCATGTGGACGGCCGGCATCCTCGTGTTGTACTTCTTCCTCACGAACATCGCGCTGCTCGGGGTGCAAACCGGAGGGGCCAACGACCTCTTCGGCCAGTTCCGCTCGGTACTGGCCGGCGAGATGGGCTCGATCCTGCAGGTCGGTATCGGACCGATCGTCACCGCGAGCATCGTCTTGCAGTTGCTCGGTGGAGCGAACCTGCTCGGTCTCGACACGGACGACCCGCGTGATCAGGTGCTCTACCAGGGACTGCAGAAGCTGCTCGTCGTCATCATGACGGCGCTGACCGCGCTCCCGATGGTGTTCGCCGGCGACTTCCTTCCGGCCATGCAGTCGTTGAGCCTCGGCGGTCTCCAGTTCGATCAGACGCAGGTCCAGTTGCTGATCTTCGCCCAGATCTTCGCCGGCGGGATCCTCCTGCTGTACATGGACGAAGTCGTCAGCAAGTGGGGCGTCGGTAGCGGGATCGGCCTGTTCATCATCGCCAGCGTGAGCCAGAGCCTCGTCACCGGGTTCCTGCAGCCGACCCAGGGCGGGTTCTTCTACAACTGGTACATGATCTTCACCGGCGAAATCCAGGTCGGTTCGCTCGTCTCCAGTGACGGGCTGATGACCCTCCTGGTCACCGACCAGGGCGGACAGCTCATCGCGCTGCTGACGACGCTGCTGATCTTCGGGATCGTCGTCTACGCGGAGTCCGTGCGGGTCGAGATCCCGCTCAGTCACGCCCGCGTCAAGGGCGCCCGCGGTCGCTTCCCCGTGAAGCTCATCTACGCGAGCGTCCTGCCGATGATCCTCGTTCGCGCGCTGCAGGCCAACCTGCAGTTCATCGGCCAGATCCTCGCCACGCAGGGCGGCGGCAACGGCGAAGGGCCGATCGTACTGTTCGGACGCGAACTGGCGTGGCTCGGCACCTACTCTAACGGACAGCCCGACGGCGGGTTCTTCTACTACTTCGCGCCGATCTACTCGCCGGCCGACTGGATGTGGTTCACGGCCGACGTCGGCCAAGAGGCCTGGCAGGTGCTGATCCGGATGTCCATCGACGTGACGTTCATGGTCGTCGGCGGCGCGGTGTTCGCCATCTTCTGGGTCGAGACGACCAACATGGGCCCCGAAGCCACCGCGAAACAGATCCAGAACTCCGGGATGCAGATCCCCGGCTTCCGACAGAACGTCGGCGTCATCGAGAAGGTCATGGAGCGGTACATCCCGCAAGTGACCGTCATCGGTGGCGCGCTGGTCGGCCTGCTGGCCGTCTGGGCGAACATGCTCGGTACCATCGGCGGCGTCACCGGGACCGGCCTGCTGCTGGCCGTCTCCATCACCTACAAGCTCTACGAGGAGATCGCCGAAGAGCAGATGATGGAGATGCACCCGATGATGCGCGAGATGTTTGGAGGAGGGGATTAA
- a CDS encoding uL15m family ribosomal protein has protein sequence MTSKKRRQRGSRTHSGGSHKNRRGAGHRGGRGRAGRSKHEFHNYEPKGKHGFKRPHDIREEVAEIDVQKLDEDAILYVAEGQAEETDDGYAIDARDVVEDGHEVDKVKVLGSGQVRNALEVTADAFSDAAEEKLEAAGGEAVLTERAQADAEDDSEADADAEQDEE, from the coding sequence ATGACGAGTAAAAAACGACGCCAGCGCGGATCGCGAACGCACAGCGGCGGTTCCCACAAGAACCGACGCGGTGCGGGCCACCGCGGTGGTCGCGGCCGTGCCGGACGCAGCAAACACGAATTCCACAACTACGAACCGAAGGGGAAACACGGCTTCAAGCGCCCCCACGACATCCGCGAAGAGGTCGCGGAGATCGACGTCCAGAAGTTAGACGAGGACGCGATCCTCTACGTCGCCGAGGGGCAGGCCGAAGAGACCGACGACGGCTACGCGATCGACGCCCGCGATGTCGTCGAGGACGGCCACGAGGTCGACAAGGTGAAAGTCCTCGGTTCCGGACAGGTCCGCAACGCCCTCGAGGTAACGGCGGACGCCTTCTCGGATGCAGCCGAGGAGAAACTCGAGGCCGCCGGCGGCGAGGCGGTGCTTACGGAACGAGCGCAGGCTGACGCTGAGGACGACTCCGAAGCGGACGCCGACGCCGAACAGGACGAGGAATAA
- a CDS encoding 50S ribosomal protein L30, which translates to MKAVVQVRGEVNRQEDVEDTLQMLNIHSVNHCALVPETDTYTGMIHKVNDYVAHGEPDAEVLETVLEKRAEPLEGDQSDVDAEWLADNTDYDDFGDLADALLAEETTLREQGLSPTLRLHPPRGGHEGIKKPTAEGGQLGKHTTGQINDLLESMR; encoded by the coding sequence ATGAAGGCTGTCGTGCAGGTACGCGGTGAGGTGAACCGACAGGAAGACGTCGAGGACACGCTGCAGATGCTCAACATCCACAGCGTCAACCACTGTGCGCTCGTCCCCGAGACCGACACCTACACGGGGATGATCCACAAGGTCAACGACTACGTCGCCCACGGCGAACCCGACGCCGAGGTGCTCGAGACCGTGCTCGAAAAGCGCGCCGAGCCCCTCGAGGGCGACCAGTCGGACGTCGACGCGGAGTGGCTGGCCGACAACACCGACTACGACGACTTCGGTGACCTGGCCGACGCGCTCCTGGCCGAGGAGACGACGCTGCGCGAGCAGGGGCTGTCGCCGACGCTGCGACTCCACCCCCCGCGTGGCGGTCACGAGGGTATCAAGAAACCGACGGCCGAGGGCGGTCAACTCGGAAAGCATACAACGGGGCAGATTAACGACCTGCTAGAATCGATGCGATAA
- a CDS encoding 30S ribosomal protein S5 yields MSANDYNDDGWQPVTRLGRMVQEGDIDTMDDALASGLPLKEPEIVDQLLPGLDDEVLDINMVQRMTDSGRRVKFRCVVVVGNRDGYVGYAEGRDDQVGSAIQKAIGIAKLNMIKVPRGSGSWEDRSDRPHSLTRKTTGKAGSVEVEVIPAPEGLGLAASDTVRHVLELAGIENAWTKSHGNTRTTVNLAKATFNALENASQSRHPRRRSAARDEAEVSE; encoded by the coding sequence ATGAGCGCAAACGACTACAACGACGACGGATGGCAGCCGGTCACCCGTCTCGGCCGGATGGTCCAGGAGGGCGACATCGACACGATGGACGACGCCCTCGCTTCGGGCCTCCCGCTGAAGGAGCCCGAGATCGTCGACCAGCTCCTGCCGGGGCTGGACGACGAAGTGCTGGACATCAACATGGTCCAGCGCATGACCGACTCCGGACGCCGCGTGAAGTTCCGATGTGTCGTCGTCGTGGGCAACCGCGACGGCTACGTCGGCTACGCGGAGGGCCGAGACGATCAGGTCGGTTCCGCCATCCAGAAGGCGATCGGTATCGCGAAGCTGAACATGATCAAGGTGCCCCGCGGCTCCGGGTCGTGGGAGGACCGCTCGGACCGACCCCACTCGCTGACCCGAAAGACGACCGGCAAGGCCGGCTCCGTCGAGGTCGAGGTCATCCCCGCCCCCGAGGGGCTGGGACTGGCCGCCAGCGACACGGTTCGACACGTCCTCGAGCTGGCCGGCATCGAGAACGCCTGGACCAAGAGCCACGGCAACACTCGAACGACGGTCAACCTCGCGAAAGCGACGTTCAACGCGCTCGAGAACGCCTCCCAGTCGCGTCACCCGCGACGGCGGAGCGCCGCTCGAGACGAAGCCGAGGTGAGTGAGTAA
- a CDS encoding 50S ribosomal protein L18, which produces MATGPRYKVPMRRRREVRTDYHQRLRLLKSGKPRLVARKSNKHTTAQLITPGPQGDETLASAHSSDLEEYGWEAPTSNISAAYLTGLLAGQRAVEAGVEEAVLDIGLNTATPGNKVFAVQEGAIDAGLEIPHNDSVLADWSRTRGEHIAEYAEQRDEPLYSGDFDATDLPEHFDEVREAILE; this is translated from the coding sequence ATGGCGACAGGACCACGATACAAAGTTCCGATGCGGCGTCGCCGTGAGGTCCGGACGGACTACCATCAGAGGTTGCGCCTGCTGAAATCGGGCAAACCGCGCCTCGTCGCTCGCAAGAGCAACAAGCACACTACGGCGCAGCTGATCACCCCCGGACCACAGGGCGACGAGACGCTCGCGAGCGCACACTCGAGCGATCTCGAGGAGTACGGCTGGGAAGCACCCACGAGTAACATTTCCGCGGCCTACCTGACCGGCCTGCTGGCCGGCCAGCGAGCCGTCGAGGCGGGTGTCGAGGAAGCGGTACTCGACATCGGTCTCAACACCGCGACGCCCGGCAACAAGGTGTTCGCGGTACAGGAGGGGGCGATCGACGCCGGCCTCGAGATCCCGCACAACGACAGCGTGCTCGCGGACTGGTCGCGTACCCGCGGCGAACACATCGCCGAGTACGCCGAGCAGCGAGACGAGCCGCTCTACAGCGGTGACTTCGACGCAACGGATCTACCAGAACACTTCGACGAGGTACGAGAGGCGATCCTCGAATGA
- a CDS encoding 50S ribosomal protein L19e — MTDLSAQKRLAADVLDVGENRVWLDPEAQSDIAEAITRDEIRELVDEGRIQADDAKGNSRGRARERNEKRAYGHRKGPGKRRGKKGARQNEKEEWQDKIRAQRRKLRDLRDKGEITPTQYRELYKKAGGGEFRSVRYLMNYIDDNYGDQ, encoded by the coding sequence ATGACTGATCTCTCCGCACAGAAGCGACTCGCAGCCGACGTCCTCGACGTCGGCGAGAACCGCGTCTGGCTCGACCCCGAAGCCCAGAGCGACATCGCCGAGGCGATCACTCGCGACGAGATACGCGAACTCGTCGACGAGGGTCGCATTCAGGCCGACGACGCGAAGGGCAATTCCCGCGGCCGCGCTCGCGAACGCAACGAGAAGCGCGCCTACGGCCACCGCAAGGGCCCGGGCAAGCGCCGCGGCAAGAAGGGCGCCCGCCAGAACGAGAAGGAAGAGTGGCAGGACAAGATTCGCGCACAGCGACGGAAGCTGCGTGACCTCCGCGACAAGGGCGAAATCACGCCCACGCAGTACCGCGAGCTCTACAAGAAGGCTGGCGGCGGAGAGTTCCGTAGCGTCCGGTACCTGATGAACTACATCGACGACAACTACGGTGACCAATAA
- a CDS encoding 50S ribosomal protein L32e, producing MADEEPQELEDISGVGASKADALRDAGFESIEDVKEADQDDLAEADGIGNALAARIKADVGDLEVTEETEAEIEDEGAEEEAPEEDVETELQPRGLTEKTPDLSEDEQRLLNRRKSEGKPQFNRQDYHKKKRTPESWRRPRGQLSKQRRGVKGKGPKVQAGYRTPTAVRGKHPSGFEEVYVENTDDLEGVDGDSEAVRIASSVGARKRERIEEQAEEQGVRVLNPTYEEVEVESND from the coding sequence ATGGCAGACGAAGAACCACAGGAACTCGAGGACATCAGCGGCGTCGGCGCGAGTAAGGCCGACGCACTGCGCGATGCCGGCTTCGAGTCCATCGAGGACGTCAAAGAGGCCGACCAGGACGACCTGGCCGAGGCCGACGGTATCGGGAACGCACTCGCCGCACGTATCAAGGCCGACGTCGGTGACCTCGAGGTCACCGAGGAGACCGAGGCCGAGATCGAGGACGAGGGCGCCGAGGAGGAAGCGCCGGAGGAGGACGTCGAGACGGAGCTTCAGCCCCGCGGGCTGACCGAGAAGACGCCCGATCTCTCCGAGGACGAACAACGGCTGCTCAACCGCCGCAAGAGCGAGGGCAAGCCGCAGTTCAACCGACAGGACTACCACAAGAAAAAGCGGACGCCCGAATCCTGGCGACGCCCGCGCGGCCAGCTGTCGAAGCAGCGCCGCGGCGTCAAGGGCAAGGGTCCGAAGGTCCAGGCCGGCTACCGCACGCCCACGGCCGTCCGGGGCAAACACCCCAGCGGCTTCGAGGAAGTCTACGTCGAGAACACGGACGACCTCGAGGGCGTCGACGGCGACAGCGAGGCGGTCCGAATCGCCTCCTCGGTCGGCGCGCGCAAGCGCGAACGGATCGAGGAGCAGGCCGAGGAACAGGGCGTTCGCGTCCTGAACCCGACTTACGAGGAAGTCGAGGTGGAATCCAATGACTGA